In Torulaspora delbrueckii CBS 1146 chromosome 1, complete genome, one genomic interval encodes:
- the SSK2 gene encoding mitogen-activated protein kinase kinase kinase SSK2 (similar to Saccharomyces cerevisiae SSK22 (YCR073C) and SSK2 (YNR031C); ancestral locus Anc_6.341), with product MPEADYFNLGDADNDEESNVQIQRKKNTRLRSSSTASSKPASLAKYTSAPLSPGSSHLRSPNSTLNIGMSPLSTFRLPNRVPCNAQHQSQKSTSSSSSAHSSRRASLTGAAISKQTGTQPLSPMKHGKFEGSTIIKRHPSTNSDGTATTPTLVIPPELASLSTQSTSAVPTPQPASTVPSQHMVSNSSTTSIPNSNTMSNVAQDTISPSSSTKSSMTLGNGSTLSLRSVKKQYVLNEKLYLNKMKNNVPDDYYTRGITPSSKTDDNDEFDLEMEELDNNKDMDDFDFGTNFFTASTDNDNLVAMGSKFLLHRLEWLKQADPTNPVVEEVFQELDSKTTLESGFSLTSLANLSLGTQNLLADLSQHPLVLERFEWQTMLSNVLKGDIVKSEKTKIAEQAKSNGLSTQFSEDIWLEIKAWMNGRSVDRTQKQLDALRDSTDSLFQEILELRLADGCSADKAEDIIRPLLNKFYKVIHYWSNMKEMHRSKPVTNTEEFVCRIEAMNSWLNVKSDFGARIRSLKQWVGDEASDVGEFFDESSEESKESKEFNDSKESVDENKEQRRFAEQIMKEKDIETIFQRKIFFPLAPWVLETKLSYFKYKNIMSELNLEYPSKNLELLIMFPMRLVIQIIKIRLAYAQKLQNPTMMMIDQMIDDFSSYIKLSVQLKYTVTVYAQDWPFSVVIDPCFNGTVIEAIRYLFTLLHLKLIDCTKRSFKTFKEADELYKYWENLKNVGHYIDGAGLVIAEEFNKLTLRLLHRLHAYLLQQQNSPPKFTSITDLERWLVQLCENVGSMKRKLNRLTNVLTKAFQNSVNYNIQDHKALLQKLKETGHFLIFTGGDLEQQGVYLIGSPELLGCSDDDIMKILYQSEIGCDMIPKLEIKNSLSLYNAVEKGWDPNTMIVQEVDNDGVYYYRIQNEVAGNQQRSTNQYGSKESTDAFLDSYRDSEKEIADLEMKLHSLGYILVLCPGKPMLWEGEMFNLTDDALINKETFNFKVIPNTLLLMIQGSGYALEYQNDRFQQIVGEAVSFIERRSSYEKVENDLQRINKAYFRFTYSVLSNYRKIVNTFQKLGPGNDVLNSVFLFARDFGWNFLRTNITTNEKKSLIILLMIKLSVGWISFLVSDCDPTDQKTFRWCVPAMEFAMQITSGWNVLGLDEVQFQALKQKISACMSLLISHFDVMGARAGEADKISLQGRYQLVAIEDEMDDNALLQINSNLRVEAIRELEKNVKRNPHQIGKVLDDKDTGNKYLLSLASSISNVSMRWQKRNFVGGGTFGTVYSAVNLDNGEILAVKEIKIQDANAMKKFFPSIKEEMSVLEMLSHPNVVQYYGVEVHRDKVNIFMEYCEGGSMASLLEHGRIEDEMVTQVYTLELLEGLAYLHQSGVVHRDIKPENILLDFNGIIKYVDFGAAKKIAKNGTDTRGFARSVASDSSTGSADNTSEQDGLALQDMMGTPMYMAPESITGSPNKGRLGADDIWSLGCVILEMITGRRPWAKLDNEWAIMYHVAAGHIPQLPSNDEVSSAGKKFLRRCLQENPFKRASAVELLMDPWIVQIRDLAFGPSDQAQIPDDSSPAIG from the coding sequence ATGCCTGAAGCAGATTATTTCAATTTGGGAGATGCtgataatgatgaagagagcAATGTGCAAAtccaaaggaagaaaaatacACGTCTGCGGTCTTCGTCAACTGCCAGTTCAAAGCCTGCCTCCCTAGCCAAATATACTAGTGCTCCATTGAGTCCCGGATCATCGCATTTGAGATCCCCAAATTCGACTTTGAACATTGGTATGTCACCTTTGAGTACCTTTAGACTGCCCAACAGGGTGCCCTGTAATGCGCAACACCAATCTCAAAAAtctacttcttcaagctcatcagCGCACTCCAGTAGGCGAGCATCGCTGACGGGAGCTGCTATATCGAAACAGACCGGTACCCAACCACTTTCTCCAATGAAGCATGGCAAATTTGAAGGCTCAACGATAATCAAACGCCATCCATCGACGAATTCAGATGGTACAGCTACGACGCCAACACTAGTGATACCACCTGAGTTGGCATCACTGAGTACACAAAGTACCTCTGCGGTCCCAACACCACAGCCTGCCAGTACGGTGCCATCTCAGCATATGGTTTCTAACAGCAGCACTACTAGCATACCTAATTCAAACACCATGAGTAATGTGGCGCAGGACACTAtatcaccttcatcatcaacaaagtcaTCGATGACTCTAGGGAATGGATCCACATTAAGCCTAAGGTCGGTTAAGAAACAATATGTTTTGAATGAGAAGCTatatttgaacaagatgaagaataatGTACCAGACGACTACTATACTCGTGGTATTActccttcttcaaaaacagATGACAATGATGAGTTCGATTTGGAGATGGAGGAGTTAGACAACAATAAGGATATGGACGACTTTGATTTCGGTACTAACTTCTTCACTGCCAGTACAgataatgataatttaGTCGCTATGGGATCAAAATTTTTACTGCATAGGTTAGAGTGGTTAAAACAGGCAGATCCTACGAAtcctgttgttgaagaagtcttCCAAGAGCTGGACTCCAAGACAACACTTGAGAGCGGTTTCTCATTGACAAGCCTAGCTAATCTTTCACTAGGTACACAAAACCTACTCGCCGATCTGTCTCAACATCCCCTGGTATTGGAAAGATTCGAATGGCAAACAATGCTATCAAATGTCCTGAAGGGTGACATTGTCAAGAGCGAGAAGACCAAGATTGCGGAGCAGGCCAAAAGTAATGGGCTGAGTACGCAGTTCAGCGAGGATATCTGGCTAGAAATCAAAGCATGGATGAACGGTAGATCGGTTGACAGAACGCAGAAGCAACTAGATGCACTGAGAGACTCTACCGATTCTTTGTTCCAAGAGATTCTTGAACTCAGGCTTGCCGATGGTTGTAGCGCCGATAAAGCAGAAGACATAATCAGACCTTTGCTCAATAAGTTTTACAAGGTGATCCACTACTGGAGTAACATGAAGGAGATGCATCGCAGTAAACCTGTCACTAATACCGAAGAATTCGTCTGTAGAATTGAAGCGATGAACAGTTGGCTAAATGTCAAATCAGACTTTGGTGCTCGCATAAGATCATTAAAACAATGGGTAGGAGATGAGGCATCGGATGTCGGCGAGTTCTTCGATGAGAGCTCCGAGGAGTCCAAAGAGTCCAAAGAGTTCAATGATTCAAAGGAGTCCGTAGACGAAAACAAGGAACAAAGGCGGTTTGCAGAGCAGATAATGAAGGAAAAGGACATAGAGACAAtattccaaagaaagatttttTTTCCACTAGCTCCCTGGGTTCTCGAAACAAAGCTCTCTTATTTTAAATACAAAAACATTATGAGCGAACTAAATCTGGAATACCCTAGTAAGAATCTGGAGTTGTTGATAATGTTTCCCATGAGACTTGTTATCCAAATTATAAAAATCCGTCTAGCTTACGCTCAAAAGCTGCAAAACCCAActatgatgatgattgaCCAAATGATAGATGATTTTAGCTCTTATATCAAGCTGTCCGTCCAGTTGAAATATACGGTGACAGTATATGCACAGGACTGGCCTTTTTCTGTCGTGATCGACCCTTGTTTCAATGGTACAGTGATAGAAGCTATACGATACCTGTTCACTTTGCTACATCTCAAGCTGATTGATTGTACCAAGCGGTCATTCAAAACGTTCAAAGAGGCAGACGAGCTTTACAAATACTGGGAGAATCTCAAGAATGTGGGGCACTACATTGACGGAGCTGGCCTAGTGATTGCGGAGGAATTTAACAAGTTGACCCTTCGCTTACTTCATAGGTTACACGCCTACCTATTGCAACAGCAAAACTCTCCGCCAAAATTCACCAGCATTACTGATTTAGAAAGGTGGCTGGTCCAGCTTTGTGAAAATGTTGgttcgatgaagagaaagcttaATAGACTCACCAACGTGCTGACCAAGGCATTTCAAAACTCGGTAAATTACAATATTCAGGACCATAAAGCTTTGCTGCAGAAGCTAAAAGAAACTGGTCATTTTTTAATATTCACAGGAGGAGATCTCGAACAACAAGGTGTCTATTTGATAGGAAGTCCCGAACTTCTTGGGTGTTCTGACGATGATATCATGAAGATTTTGTACCAATCAGAAATTGGCTGTGACATGATACCCAAACTCGAAATCAAAAATAGCTTGTCGCTGTATAACGCAGTTGAAAAAGGGTGGGATCCAAACACAATGATTGTTCAGGAAGTTGATAACGATGGGGTATACTACTACCGTATACAAAATGAGGTTGCAGGGAATCAACAGCGGTCTACGAATCAGTACGGAAGCAAAGAGAGCACTGATGCTTTCCTTGATAGCTATCGGGATTCCGAAAAGGAGATTGCAGATCTTGAGATGAAGCTGCACTCTTTGGGATATATTCTGGTATTATGTCCAGGAAAACCCATGTTGTGGGAAGGAGAAATGTTCAACCTTACCGATGATGCACTCATTAACAAGGaaaccttcaatttcaaggTAATTCCAAATACTTTGCTCTTAATGATTCAAGGCTCCGGCTATGCATTGGAATATCAAAATGATAGATTTCAGCAAATTGTCGGTGAGGCTGTTTCTTTCATAGAGAGACGCAGCTCTTATGAGAAGGTTGAAAACGACTTGCAAAGGATCAACAAAGCTTACTTCCGGTTCACTTACAGCGTTTTGAGTAACTACCGAAAGATTGTCAACACTTTCCAGAAGCTAGGTCCAGGGAATGACGTTCTGAACAGTGTTTTCCTTTTTGCAAGAGACTTTGGATGGAACTTTCTGCGGACTAATATCACCACTAATGAGAAGAAGTCACTTATCATTCTGCTGATGATCAAACTGAGCGTCGGTTGgatatctttcttggtttcaGACTGTGATCCAACTGATCAAAAAACCTTTAGATGGTGTGTACCAGCAATGGAATTTGCAATGCAGATAACAAGTGGTTGGAACGTGCTAGGATTAGACGAAGTGCAGTTTCAGGCATTAAAGCAGAAAATCTCGGCTTGCATGTCTCTTTTGATTTCTCACTTTGATGTGATGGGTGCCAGAGCTGGTGAAGCTGATAAAATTTCGCTACAAGGTAGGTATCAGCTCGTTGctattgaagatgaaatggaTGACAACGCTCTGCTTCAAATTAATTCTAATCTTCGTGTAGAGGCAATCAGAGAACTGGAAAAGAATGTCAAGCGTAATCCTCATCAGATAGGTAAAGTTCTGGATGACAAAGATACAGGCAACAAATACCTATTATCTCTGGCCTCTTCTATATCTAATGTTTCCATGAGATGgcaaaagagaaatttcGTTGGAGGTGGGACTTTCGGAACGGTTTATTCTGCCGTTAATCTCGACAATGGTGAGATTCTAGCGGttaaagaaatcaaaatacAAGATGCTAATgcaatgaagaagtttttcCCATCGATTAAGGAGGAAATGTCAGTACTAGAGATGTTAAGTCATCCCAACGTGGTACAGTATTATGGTGTTGAAGTGCACAGAGACAAGGTCAATATATTTATGGAATACTGTGAAGGTGGTTCGATGGCTAGTCTACTCGAGCATGGGCgtattgaggatgaaatgGTGACGCAAGTCTACACTCTGGAACTCTTGGAAGGTTTGGCATACTTACACCAATCAGGTGTTGTTCACCGTGATATTAAACCGGAGAACATTCTACTGGATTTCAATGGTATTATCAAGTACGTTGATTTTGGTGCGGCGAAGAAGATCGCCAAAAATGGAACAGACACAAGAGGTTTCGCAAGGTCTGTTGCTAGCGACAGCAGTACTGGCTCGGCAGATAACACGAGCGAACAAGATGGGCTGGCCTTACAAGACATGATGGGTACCCCAATGTACATGGCTCCAGAGTCCATTACAGGTTCGCCCAACAAGGGAAGACTTGGAGCGGATGATATCTGGTCTCTGGGCTGTGTTATTCTAGAGATGATAACAGGGAGACGGCCTTGGGCCAAGCTTGACAACGAATGGGCTATCATGTACCATGTCGCTGCAGGTCACATACCGCAACTGCCCAGTAACGACGAAGTATCGTCTGCAGGTAAAAAGTTTTTGCGTCGCTGTTTGCAAGAGAATCCTTTCAAAAGGGCGAGTGCTGTAGAGTTACTGATGGACCCCTGGATAGTCCAGATCAGGGATCTGGCTTTCGGACCAAGCGATCAGGCCCAAATCCCTGATGATAGCTCGCCCGCCATAGGCTAA